CTGAGAAAGAACAACAGAGGGATACAACGTCACATAAGTCAAATCCAACTTTGGACTTTGCCATTCACCCGGCAAAACAGCCAGATCGCGCGCTGGCATCTCACGATCAACCGCCGCCTCTTTGCTACAACAGCAATCTTTCATCTCTGCCGCAGCATGACACTCTGGCATCGACGCCTGATGTGCCCAGCACAGACAGGGCGCAATCATTCCCACGAGCGTCAGTGCGACAATAAGAATGTACGGAAAACGACGAAACACGGCTCAATCTCCAGAAGTTGGAAAACTTTTTAAAGAATAACCAAAAGTGCTTATTCCGTCAAGAGACACATTTTTTACCACCACCCGCGCTGTCGGCCTCGCCGACCCCGATCATTTTCCCGGTCTTCGGGCGACTCGCCAATCACAACATCAAAATTTGCCGTCAATTCGCCAATCTCAGACCCGGGCAATGGCTTAAACGGCACGGACAGCAAATCGTGAGACGCGCGACCAGTATTCCTGAAAATAGAATCCCACTCATTGTCTGGATTGTCTTTCACGTACATCTGCGACGTCAAAAGCCGGTGCCCATTTTTATTAATCGCAAAATGAATATGAGCGGTTCGCGTCCCTCTGTACCGCACGGGCTTAATCGTCCGAAAGCGGTATTCACCCGTAGATCCCGTCTCAAAACGCCCAAAACCCTGAAAATTCGTGTCCCGCCTATTCTGTCGCGGAGCCCCGGTATGAATATAAACCCCATTGCTATCGACCTGCCAGATCTCCACTATGGCATTCTTTACGGGGTTGGCATTCACATCCAAAACGCGCCCGGTCAAATGCGTAATCTCTCCCACAGCGGGCGTAATCGCATCGTTGATTATCACGAGATCATTATCGACATCCAGCGGCATCTTATTCGGATAATATGGCCCCTCGGTCTGCCGGGGCGTAAGCGTCAGTTGCTCGGCAAAAACCCCTGGCGTCACAAAAACCGCAGCACCCAGTGCAGCGGACTGATACAGAAAACGTCGGCGATTAACAGACATCACGGCCTCCCTTACATAAAATTTTCCAGCTATATAAAAAACTACTATCTAATCTCCACGTACCGCTCCAGACGCGCCACCTCGCCATCATCGACATACTTGCCAATCTCGCGCCGGAACTGTTCCATACTCGAATAAGGACGGTACTCCTCAAACTCGTGCGCCATCCGCTTTCCCACGCCGGGAATGGCGAGGATCTCCTCCTCGGTAGCCGTGTTCAAGTCGATAGGCACAAAAACATACTGCTCCATCCGCGCAACCTCGGTATCATCTACATACTTACCCATCTCACGGCGCCATTGGGCAATAGCCGTATAAGGACGGTACTCCTCAAACTCGTGTGCCATCCGCTTTCCCACGCCAGGCACCAGAAGAATCTCCTCCTCACTGGCGGTATTCAGATTAATCGGAATAAACATCTGCACGTAGAGCTTTTCGACCTCCTCCTGGTCGAGATGCTTTGACACGACCGGATGCAATGTTTCCATACTGAGGAACGGACGCTGCGCCATAATCAAGTCAGCGAGTTCTTTACTCATAAGGGCACCGAACTCATCGGATCCTGCGAGATTTGGATTGANNNNNNNNNNGTGTGTGGGGGGGTGGTGGGGGGTGTGGTTTGAGACGGCGGGTTGGGCTGTTGCCGGTGGGAGGAAGGGAGGCTGCGGCGCGGTGTGGGGGGGGGGTTCTTTACTCATAAGGGCACCGAACTCATCGGATCCTGCGAGATTTGGATTGACGACCACCGCGCTACTCGCGGCTTCTTCCGTGGAAGCGTCGGAGACAGGTGTCTCATCTACGTTCGATCCACCACAACCCCAGAGCATCGCAAAACACACCAGCAACACCACCATATTGGTAAACTTCTCTCTTCTACCGCAAATATTCATGTTCCCTCCTGAGAATTTCTCACTTCACCAGCCCGCAAACCGGGGTGGCGAAAACAAACCGCTAAACCGAGTAACCCGATAAGTGTCATCGTACCTGGTGCCAGCGACGGGGTAGCGCCCCCCAGAGCTTCCCAAACGAGTTCAAGCCCGCTGCGGGATGGATACATCTCCAACTCGAACTCGACATTTCCCTTGTAGTGAAGCCACTGCCCGACAAAGCCCGAAACAACGAACAGCACCATCAAAACCTGAAAAACGCGGACACTCGCCACGCCAGGCGCGATAAAGAGCCAGCCAGCGCACGGAAGTGCCACCACAAAGAGCACGAGAGGCACCCACTGCCAGAAATCCTCCATATGCTCGAGGAGAACAAGCTCGGCTCCCGTACCGACAATTCCCATTATCAAAATAGCCAGCACAAAACGCCGAAGCAGGTCGGCGTCTCCTCTACGAGATCGTTGGGTTGATATATCCAAAACGCATTCCTATTTTTAATTACTAAACCTTAGACCACCCAATACGCCAGAACGTTCCCACCTATCATCTCTCATCTAAACCTTTTGATTTTTTTCATTGGGAATTATATTTACGCATCCTCAATATTCATTTCACAAGGAGAACCCAATGAAAAAACAACCCTTCACCAGCAACCGCGGCAACATCCCCAAATTCCCCTACTCGCAAGCCATAATCTACGGCGACCTCATCTTCATCTCTGCCCAGCCCCCGGTCGATCCGGAAACCGATGAAATTGTCGGAGACGATATCAAAACGCAAACCCGGTGCATACTCACCAATATCTCGGGCATACTCGAAGACGCGGGAACATCGCTCGACAACGTTCTAAAAGTAACAGTCATCCTCCAGGACCGCTCTCTTTTTTCGGACTTCAACGACGCCTACGCCGAATTTTTCCCAGAAAACGCACCCACACGCACGCCCATCTTTGGCGATACCGGCGCACACCTCATACTCCTCGACGTCATCGCGGGGATGGAGTAATCTGAATCGCCAACTTACTCCCCACGCGAATCGCCTGCAACATATTCACGGCCTTAGCGATACCCTTGCCCGCGATATCATAAGCCGTACCGTGATCCACAGACGTCCGCACAATCGGCAGGCCCAAGGTCACATTGACAGCCTCGTCAAACGCCACCAGTTTTGCGGGCACATGGCCCTGATCGTGATACATCGCCACCACCCCGTCGTACAGCCCATTGTAGGCCTTTAAAAAAGTCGTATCTGCAGGCAACGGACCGTCAACGCGCCAGCCCTCGCTCAGAGCCTTTTCAACTGCAGGACGGACGACCTCTGCATCTTCGCTACCGAACAAGCCATTTTCGCCCGCGTGTGGATTTAACCCGCATACTGCTATACTGGGATCTAACTTACTCAGACCAACGAGCACACCGCGGGTAAGCCGAACCGTATCGTAAATCAGATCAACCGTAAGCCTATCTGGAACCTCGTGCAACGCAATATGCCCCGTCACATGCGACACAGTCAGGCGCTCAGATACCAGCATGATATGTGCGCGC
This genomic window from Gemmatimonadota bacterium contains:
- a CDS encoding protocatechuate 3,4-dioxygenase, with translation MSVNRRRFLYQSAALGAAVFVTPGVFAEQLTLTPRQTEGPYYPNKMPLDVDNDLVIINDAITPAVGEITHLTGRVLDVNANPVKNAIVEIWQVDSNGVYIHTGAPRQNRRDTNFQGFGRFETGSTGEYRFRTIKPVRYRGTRTAHIHFAINKNGHRLLTSQMYVKDNPDNEWDSIFRNTGRASHDLLSVPFKPLPGSEIGELTANFDVVIGESPEDRENDRGRRGRQRGWW
- a CDS encoding helix-hairpin-helix domain-containing protein, whose product is NPNLAGSDEFGALMSKELADLIMAQRPFLSMETLHPVVSKHLDQEEVEKLYVQMFIPINLNTASEEEILLVPGVGKRMAHEFEEYRPYTAIAQWRREMGKYVDDTEVARMEQYVFVPIDLNTATEEEILAIPGVGKRMAHEFEEYRPYSSMEQFRREIGKYVDDGEVARLERYVEIR
- a CDS encoding Rid family hydrolase, producing MKKQPFTSNRGNIPKFPYSQAIIYGDLIFISAQPPVDPETDEIVGDDIKTQTRCILTNISGILEDAGTSLDNVLKVTVILQDRSLFSDFNDAYAEFFPENAPTRTPIFGDTGAHLILLDVIAGME
- the pdxA gene encoding 4-hydroxythreonine-4-phosphate dehydrogenase PdxA; amino-acid sequence: MLEKDVLDKRPLMGITMGDPCGIGPEVILKALAHEESYRVCKPLVIGHPAILKRDMAVASVRLDVRVVERPEDGAFEFGCVDVWCPVDVDVDQIEMGEVCCEAGRVAAEWVIRAVDLAMANRIDGIVTAPLNKEAMNLAGYSFAGHTELLAEKSGAARAHIMLVSERLTVSHVTGHIALHEVPDRLTVDLIYDTVRLTRGVLVGLSKLDPSIAVCGLNPHAGENGLFGSEDAEVVRPAVEKALSEGWRVDGPLPADTTFLKAYNGLYDGVVAMYHDQGHVPAKLVAFDEAVNVTLGLPIVRTSVDHGTAYDIAGKGIAKAVNMLQAIRVGSKLAIQITPSPR